The Camelina sativa cultivar DH55 unplaced genomic scaffold, Cs unpScaffold10462, whole genome shotgun sequence genome segment GCCCGTAAATCATGTTCCCAACTTCTTTCGAGTAATACATTTCTCGCTCACTAGGTATGACTTCATTAGATGGTGGACTGTCTAACTGGTCGAACTCAGCACCAGTATCATCGGTTTTGTCCAACGCATGAGCTCTTTTGttattatcttcttcctcttcactattttcttcgtcatcatcattaTAGTCATCGTA includes the following:
- the LOC109131976 gene encoding uncharacterized protein LOC109131976, translating into ELSDDDYVSGDNGGILRSHPSSSGYDDYNDDDEENSEEEEDNNKRAHALDKTDDTGAEFDQLDSPPSNEVIPSEREMYYSKEVGNMIYGQTSYKEDVRFDSEVGQGISLFVEVDTIPIPGPPGSFL